The Brevibacillus humidisoli DNA segment GAGGTATAATGAAAGCAAATCTTTTGATCGAACATCCCTTCAGGGCCGCTTCTTGTTCCCCCTAAAGACAGATAGTGAAGGAGGATTCCCATGGCCAAACTGCTGATAGCCGACCGCGACCAAAACGAACGAACCGGGATTGCCTGGCTCGTCTCCTCCTATGCGCTCAACTATGAGATCGTGCTGACAGCGGGAACGCCGACCGAAGCATTTCGCCTGATCGAAGCAGAAGTACCTGACGTGATCTGTATCGAACTGGACATGATTCCGCGGGAAGCATGGGACAGTTTTAAGGAGCTGATCCATCATTACCAGCCCGTGGTCATCGTGATGACCGCAGAGGCCACATTTGAGAGAGCTGTGCAGGGAATTGAACTGCACGCTATTGACCTGTGGGTGAAGCCACAGTCACCCGATACGATCAAACGGGTCCTCACCCGCTGCGCAAGGGAACTGCTCCCATCTGTGCGGGCATCGGCAGGAACCGCGGCTCCTGCTTCACCTGCCGTCTCCTACCGTTCCTTGTTTTTGCCGCAAGAAGCATCTGGCACCTCCTACCACTTGATGCTGATCCAGCCGGAAGATACGGCACAACTGACGACGCTGCTCAGCTATTTGCAGGAGTACCCGTTTCACGCGCCGCCCGTGCTGCTGCCGCTCAGCGACGCCATCGTCTGTGTCTTCCCCTCCGAGCACTTGCAGTCAGCACAGCAGCTGCACTACCTGGGAAGCCGTCTCTTGCGGGAGTGGGAAGAAACATCTGCTGAACCCTTGTCTATCGTCATCTACGACACAGACGATCCGCTGCTGACACTCAACCAGAAGTACCGTCATGCCAAGCAGGCTCTCGAAATCCGTTTCTTTAAGGGATACCGGCAGATTTCAGTGGTACAAGGAAAAGTAGATTGGCTGATGATTGACCCGTTCCTCACGCCTGCCGAACAGCGAACCTGGATCGAGATGCTTAACGACGGGGATCGGGAGAAAATCAAACGCTGGATGTACCGGGAGTTTTTAAACAAGGAAGCACCCTATCCCGAACCGGGACTGCTGCGGATTCGGCTGACCAGCATACTGGCACAGGTACGCCGCTTCATGAAGTCGTACTACCTGGACGAAGGCGCGGTGGAAGATCTCTATCACCGTGTTTTTGAGACGATCCTGTACAATCCGATCCTCTACCGGATCGTCCAGGAATTCCTGCTGTTTCTCTACGAAGTGCTGGATGCCGCCAGTCACCACCGGGAGAGTGCTCGTACCGATGTGGTCGAACAAGCGCTCCGCTATATGGAAGAACAGTTTCAGCAGTCTGATCTGCGTCTGGAAGACGTCGCCCGCTACGTCGACCGCAGCCCGGCTTATCTCAGCTCGCTGATGACCAAACGGACGGACAGCTCGTTCCGCCAGCTGCTCACCTCGATCCGACTCAAGGAAGCACAGCGCCTGCTGCTGGAAACCAACCTGTCCGTACAGGAAATCGCAGATAAGAGCGGGTTTGTGAATGCCAACTACTTCAGCAGAATTTTTAAAGAAAAAACAGGAACATCCCCCCGCTCGTTTCGAAATCGTAAAAAATGAAAGAAACCGAAAGAAAGTGCTTATATCGCTGTAAGCGCTTTTTCTTTTGTCCACGTTGACAGAAAAAAATGAAACCGATTCGAAAGGGAGCCTCCTGTTTTTCGCTGCTCCTCTTTTTCTATACTAAAGAGGAGCAAATCCATTATCGAAAAGCAGGTGAGATCATGCCTATCACAAACCATACGAACAAGCGAGTTGTGCCCCTGTTGACCGGCACAGAACTTCATACCAAAGGCTGGATACAGGAAGCAGCACTGCGCATGCTGCACAACAACCTGAATACCGATGTAGCCGAGCGGCCGGAAGACCTGGTCGTCTATGGCGGCATCGGTAAAGCAGCCCGCAACTGGGAATGCTTTGACGCGATCGTAGAAACACTGAAAAACCTGGAAGCCGACGAGACACTGCTGGTGCAGTCGGGTAAGCCGGTAGCCGTCTTTAAAACACATGCAGACGCGCCGCGCGTACTGATCGCCAATTCCAACCTGGTACCAGCCTGGGCTAATTGGGACCACTTCCATGAGTTGGACAAAAAAGGCTTGATGATGTACGGCCAGATGACGGCCGGCAGCTGGATCTACATCGGCAGCCAGGGCATTGTGCAGGGCACGTATGAGACGTTTGCTGAATGCGCGCGCCAACATTTTAACGGCAGCCTGGCAGGTACGATCACGGTTACCGCTGGTCTCGGCGGGATGGGCGGCGCCCAGCCACTGGCCGTCTCTCTCAACGGCGGGGTCAGCATCAATATCGAAGTAGACCCTACCCGCATCCAGCGCCGCCTCGATACGAAGTACCTCGATGTGATGACCGACAATCTGGACGAGGCGATTCGGTTGGCGCTCGATGCTAAACGGGACAAAAAAGACCTCTCGATCGGACTGCTCGGCAACGCTCCCGAAGTGCTGAACGAGATGCTGCAGCGCGGCTTCATTCCCGATGTGCTGACCGATCAGACATCGGCGCACGACCCGCTCAACGGGTACATCCCAATCGGCATGAGTCTGGAGGAGGCAGCCGAACTGCGCCAGCGCGATCCCAAGGCGTACGAGGAAAAATCACGGGCAAGCATCGCCACTCATGTTCGGGCGATGCTGGAGATGCAGCAGCGGGGAGCGATCACCTTTGACTACGGCAATAACATCCGCCAAGTAGCCAAGGATGAGGGAGTGGATAATGCTTTTGACTTCCCGGGCTTTGTTCCTGCCTATATTCGCCCTCAGTTCTGCGAAGGTAAAGGACCGTTCCGCTGGGCGGCGCTGTCTGGAGATCCGGAAGACATC contains these protein-coding regions:
- a CDS encoding helix-turn-helix domain-containing protein, with the translated sequence MAKLLIADRDQNERTGIAWLVSSYALNYEIVLTAGTPTEAFRLIEAEVPDVICIELDMIPREAWDSFKELIHHYQPVVIVMTAEATFERAVQGIELHAIDLWVKPQSPDTIKRVLTRCARELLPSVRASAGTAAPASPAVSYRSLFLPQEASGTSYHLMLIQPEDTAQLTTLLSYLQEYPFHAPPVLLPLSDAIVCVFPSEHLQSAQQLHYLGSRLLREWEETSAEPLSIVIYDTDDPLLTLNQKYRHAKQALEIRFFKGYRQISVVQGKVDWLMIDPFLTPAEQRTWIEMLNDGDREKIKRWMYREFLNKEAPYPEPGLLRIRLTSILAQVRRFMKSYYLDEGAVEDLYHRVFETILYNPILYRIVQEFLLFLYEVLDAASHHRESARTDVVEQALRYMEEQFQQSDLRLEDVARYVDRSPAYLSSLMTKRTDSSFRQLLTSIRLKEAQRLLLETNLSVQEIADKSGFVNANYFSRIFKEKTGTSPRSFRNRKK
- the hutU gene encoding urocanate hydratase, which gives rise to MPITNHTNKRVVPLLTGTELHTKGWIQEAALRMLHNNLNTDVAERPEDLVVYGGIGKAARNWECFDAIVETLKNLEADETLLVQSGKPVAVFKTHADAPRVLIANSNLVPAWANWDHFHELDKKGLMMYGQMTAGSWIYIGSQGIVQGTYETFAECARQHFNGSLAGTITVTAGLGGMGGAQPLAVSLNGGVSINIEVDPTRIQRRLDTKYLDVMTDNLDEAIRLALDAKRDKKDLSIGLLGNAPEVLNEMLQRGFIPDVLTDQTSAHDPLNGYIPIGMSLEEAAELRQRDPKAYEEKSRASIATHVRAMLEMQQRGAITFDYGNNIRQVAKDEGVDNAFDFPGFVPAYIRPQFCEGKGPFRWAALSGDPEDIYKTDEVILREFSYNTHLCNWIKMAQQRIQFQGLPARICWLGYGERARFGKIINEMVAKGELKAPIVIGRDHLDSGSVASPNRETEAMKDGSDAVADWPILNALINAVGGASWISVHHGGGVGMGYSLHAGMVIVADGTKEAEKRLERVLTSDPGMGVVRHADAGYELAIQTAKEKGVHIPMLKE